In one window of Paenibacillus thermoaerophilus DNA:
- a CDS encoding DUF2536 family protein yields the protein MSLIVERLETKIEFFEAHDIHTLEQKIDEQIQNNKALLLDVHAVQHQVAFNPVTNRMHYTAVVHFRAK from the coding sequence ATGAGCCTGATCGTAGAACGTCTGGAAACCAAAATCGAGTTTTTCGAAGCGCACGACATCCATACGCTGGAACAAAAAATCGACGAACAAATCCAAAACAACAAAGCGCTGCTGCTGGACGTCCACGCCGTGCAGCATCAAGTGGCGTTTAATCCCGTCACGAACCGCATGCATTATACGGCCGTCGTTCATTTCCGGGCGAAGTGA
- the spoIIAA gene encoding anti-sigma F factor antagonist: MSLQIELEHHRRTLIARLRGELDHHTADKVKTMLEDAILRGDVHHVVLSMKGLTFMDSSGLGVVLGRYKQIANKGGKLVVCEVHPSIYRLFEMSGLFKILTVEPSEQDALSRLEVVS; encoded by the coding sequence GTGAGCTTGCAAATAGAGCTCGAACATCATCGCCGCACCCTCATCGCGCGGCTGCGCGGGGAATTGGACCATCATACGGCCGACAAGGTTAAAACGATGCTGGAAGATGCGATCCTGCGAGGGGATGTCCACCACGTCGTGCTGAGCATGAAGGGGTTGACGTTTATGGACAGTTCAGGGCTCGGGGTCGTGCTCGGCCGGTACAAGCAGATCGCGAACAAAGGCGGCAAGCTCGTCGTCTGCGAAGTGCATCCGTCGATCTACCGGCTGTTCGAGATGTCGGGGCTGTTCAAAATACTGACGGTGGAACCGAGCGAGCAGGACGCGCTCTCCCGATTGGAGGTCGTCTCATGA
- a CDS encoding ABC transporter permease, with amino-acid sequence MYGIILAFKDYRFIDGILGSPWAGLQNFRDLMSGRDFPQAFKNTLIISSLKLLFGFPAPIILALLLNEIRHLMFKKVVQTLSYLPHFLSWVVLAGIFMEVFSPTRGIVNLVITSLGGKAIFFFGDPEWFRTLLVSTDVWKGVGWGSIIYLAALSSIDPTLYEAAIVDGANRWKQMLHITLPSLVPVVTIMFIFAVGGIINDDFDQVFNFYNPAVYSVADVLSTYTYRIGIADMQYGLATASGLFVNIIAFTLIVVTNSIVKRFSNYGIW; translated from the coding sequence ATGTATGGCATTATCCTCGCGTTCAAGGATTACCGGTTTATCGACGGCATCCTCGGCAGCCCTTGGGCAGGTCTGCAAAACTTCAGGGATCTGATGAGCGGAAGGGATTTTCCGCAAGCGTTTAAGAATACGCTTATTATCAGCTCGCTGAAACTGCTGTTCGGGTTTCCCGCGCCTATTATTCTCGCGCTGTTGCTGAATGAGATTCGGCATCTGATGTTTAAAAAAGTCGTGCAGACGTTGAGTTATTTGCCCCATTTTCTGTCTTGGGTCGTCTTGGCGGGGATCTTTATGGAAGTGTTCTCGCCGACGCGCGGCATCGTCAATCTGGTCATTACGTCGCTCGGCGGCAAAGCGATATTTTTCTTCGGCGATCCGGAATGGTTCCGCACGCTGCTTGTCAGCACGGACGTATGGAAAGGAGTCGGATGGGGCTCCATCATCTATTTGGCGGCGTTATCCAGCATCGATCCGACCTTGTATGAAGCGGCGATCGTGGACGGAGCAAACCGCTGGAAGCAGATGCTTCACATTACGCTGCCTTCACTTGTGCCGGTCGTTACGATTATGTTTATCTTCGCCGTCGGAGGCATCATCAACGACGATTTCGACCAGGTGTTTAACTTTTACAATCCGGCCGTCTATTCCGTCGCCGACGTCCTCAGCACTTACACGTACCGGATCGGTATAGCGGACATGCAATACGGACTGGCCACCGCATCCGGATTGTTCGTCAACATCATCGCCTTCACTCTAATTGTTGTCACGAATTCGATCGTCAAACGCTTCAGCAATTACGGGATTTGGTGA
- a CDS encoding LacI family DNA-binding transcriptional regulator — protein sequence MPVTKKDIADYLGISRTAVSLVLNNTPNSTISEETRNNILRAAKELGYRDGEVSPKLCYILCNRGQDDPLYATDLHLIENAASRLDYRLLFMNLGSSNKDLFRLEKCLGNQEIAGVILSGDVDERILDIVEKSGVPYVVFSSLENENVNVVEPDVEAIARECTRYLIELGHRQIALFSGRLDMLVHAKTLEGYRKALEEAEIPFDKSLVQVSKDEDGFELCCRMEALDIPYTAAFCANTLIQFGALQWLKDQGIAVPADKSLIGWGMTKLVRMSMPQLTTFYIPQEEKESVVYRLQEVIDDKEAKPKKVYLTKVKLFEGGTAAPCRSV from the coding sequence ATGCCTGTCACTAAAAAAGATATCGCAGACTATCTGGGCATATCACGAACCGCTGTTTCGCTAGTGCTGAACAATACGCCGAACAGCACGATATCCGAGGAGACGCGCAACAACATCCTGCGGGCAGCAAAAGAACTCGGGTATCGGGACGGGGAGGTTTCCCCCAAGCTGTGCTATATATTGTGCAACCGGGGGCAGGACGATCCGCTGTACGCGACGGATTTGCACCTGATCGAGAACGCGGCGAGCCGTCTGGATTACCGGTTGTTGTTCATGAATCTCGGATCATCGAACAAAGATTTGTTCCGGCTGGAGAAATGTCTGGGCAATCAGGAGATAGCCGGCGTAATCTTGTCGGGTGACGTCGACGAGCGAATATTGGACATCGTGGAGAAGTCCGGCGTGCCGTACGTCGTATTCAGCAGCCTGGAGAACGAGAATGTCAACGTTGTCGAGCCGGATGTCGAGGCGATCGCTCGCGAATGCACGCGTTATCTGATCGAGCTCGGGCACAGGCAGATCGCCCTGTTCAGCGGCAGGCTCGACATGCTTGTTCATGCAAAGACGCTTGAAGGTTATCGCAAGGCGTTGGAGGAAGCGGAAATTCCGTTTGACAAATCGCTCGTCCAGGTGAGCAAGGATGAGGACGGGTTCGAGCTATGCTGCCGGATGGAAGCGCTGGACATCCCGTATACGGCCGCGTTCTGCGCCAACACGCTGATTCAGTTCGGCGCGCTCCAGTGGCTGAAGGACCAGGGAATTGCCGTGCCTGCGGATAAAAGCCTGATCGGCTGGGGCATGACGAAGCTCGTCCGCATGAGCATGCCGCAACTGACGACCTTCTATATTCCGCAAGAGGAGAAGGAGTCGGTTGTATACCGGCTTCAGGAAGTGATTGACGATAAGGAAGCCAAGCCGAAGAAAGTATATCTGACAAAAGTGAAATTGTTTGAAGGCGGAACGGCTGCGCCGTGCCGGAGCGTATGA
- the sigF gene encoding RNA polymerase sporulation sigma factor SigF, with protein MEVYLDDTEVKRLIALSQSGDTVARETLVNCNIRLVWSVVQRFLGRGYEPEDLFQIGCIGLLKSVDKFDLSYDVKFSTYAVPMIIGEIQRFLRDDGTVKVSRSLKELSNKIRRVKDELSKRIGRLPTVGEIAEELCITPEEVVFAQDASKPPSSIHETVFENDGDPITLMDQIADESQERWFDKLALNEAINGLTERERLIVFLRYYRDQTQSEVASRLGISQVQVSRLEKKILQNIRNQIAQ; from the coding sequence ATGGAGGTCTATCTGGACGACACGGAAGTGAAGCGGCTTATCGCTTTAAGCCAGTCCGGCGATACGGTGGCGCGGGAGACGCTCGTGAATTGCAACATCCGTCTGGTTTGGTCGGTCGTGCAGAGGTTTCTCGGGCGCGGTTACGAGCCGGAGGACTTGTTTCAAATCGGCTGCATCGGCCTGCTGAAGTCCGTGGACAAGTTCGACTTGTCTTACGACGTCAAGTTCTCCACCTACGCCGTACCGATGATTATCGGCGAGATTCAGCGGTTTCTGCGGGATGATGGCACCGTCAAGGTCAGCCGTTCGCTTAAGGAACTGAGCAACAAAATCCGCCGCGTGAAGGACGAGCTGTCGAAGCGGATCGGACGTCTGCCGACCGTCGGCGAGATCGCCGAAGAGCTGTGCATTACGCCTGAGGAAGTCGTATTCGCCCAGGATGCGAGCAAGCCGCCGTCCTCCATTCACGAGACGGTGTTCGAGAACGACGGCGACCCGATCACGCTGATGGATCAGATCGCCGACGAATCGCAGGAGCGCTGGTTCGACAAGCTTGCGTTGAACGAGGCGATTAACGGACTGACGGAACGGGAGCGGCTGATCGTGTTTTTGCGGTATTACCGCGACCAGACGCAGTCGGAGGTCGCCAGCCGGCTCGGCATCTCGCAGGTCCAAGTGTCCCGGCTGGAGAAAAAAATATTGCAGAACATACGCAATCAGATCGCGCAATAA
- a CDS encoding D-alanyl-D-alanine carboxypeptidase family protein, with protein MQQLLKRCLAAGTAAILGFSTALSAAYAVESAPNQPAVPDLAPNAKSAVLMDAATGTIFYEKNGNERLPPASITKIMTMILVMEALDQGKIRLDEKVRTSEYAASMGGSQIFLEPGEEMTVEEMLKGVALASGNDASVALAEKIAGSEEGFVQMMNAKAAQLGLKNTRFQNTNGLPAAEHYSSALDIAVMSRELLKHEEITKYTGLYQDYLRKDTEKPFWLVNTNKLVRFYPGADGLKTGYTSEAKFCLTATAKRDHLRIIAVVMGEPDTKTRNAEVTKLFDYAFSQYESVPIFETGQTIGEVRVEKGKQPVLQLAAKHPYSVVMKKGEGKDGLRHELEILPLKAPVQHGQPIGKLKVYKDERLLIEFPIESPAAVERAGWWTLFGRTVKKLILVD; from the coding sequence ATGCAGCAGTTGTTGAAGCGATGTCTCGCCGCAGGAACGGCAGCGATATTGGGATTTTCCACGGCGCTGTCCGCCGCCTATGCGGTTGAATCGGCTCCGAACCAGCCGGCCGTGCCGGATTTGGCGCCCAACGCGAAATCCGCCGTGCTTATGGATGCGGCGACGGGGACGATTTTTTACGAGAAAAACGGAAACGAACGCTTGCCCCCGGCCAGCATCACGAAGATCATGACCATGATTCTGGTGATGGAAGCGCTCGACCAAGGCAAAATTCGTCTCGACGAAAAGGTTCGCACCAGCGAATACGCGGCTTCCATGGGCGGCTCGCAAATCTTCCTGGAACCGGGAGAAGAAATGACCGTGGAGGAGATGCTCAAGGGCGTCGCACTGGCATCGGGCAACGACGCGTCGGTCGCGCTTGCCGAGAAGATCGCCGGGTCGGAGGAAGGCTTCGTGCAGATGATGAACGCCAAGGCGGCCCAACTGGGGCTTAAAAATACCCGCTTCCAAAATACGAACGGCTTGCCTGCGGCCGAACACTACAGCTCTGCCCTCGACATCGCGGTTATGTCCCGGGAACTCCTGAAGCATGAGGAAATTACGAAATATACGGGGTTGTACCAGGACTACTTGCGCAAAGACACCGAAAAGCCGTTCTGGCTGGTGAATACGAACAAGCTGGTCCGGTTCTACCCCGGTGCCGACGGGCTCAAAACCGGTTATACGAGCGAAGCGAAATTTTGCCTCACTGCCACCGCCAAACGCGATCATCTCCGGATTATCGCTGTCGTCATGGGCGAACCGGACACGAAGACCCGCAACGCCGAGGTGACGAAGCTGTTCGATTACGCCTTCTCGCAATATGAGAGCGTGCCGATCTTCGAAACCGGCCAGACGATCGGCGAGGTTCGCGTCGAGAAGGGCAAACAGCCGGTCCTGCAGCTTGCCGCCAAGCATCCGTACAGCGTCGTCATGAAAAAAGGCGAGGGCAAGGACGGCCTCCGCCACGAGCTGGAGATATTGCCGCTTAAGGCGCCTGTGCAGCACGGTCAGCCGATCGGCAAGCTGAAGGTGTACAAGGACGAACGGCTGCTCATCGAATTTCCGATCGAATCCCCGGCGGCGGTGGAACGGGCCGGCTGGTGGACGCTGTTCGGACGGACGGTCAAGAAGCTGATTCTTGTCGACTGA
- the spoIIAB gene encoding anti-sigma F factor, with protein sequence MNFMKLQFASRSENEAFARVAVAAFVAQLDPTMEELTDIKTVISEAVTNAIIHGYDNRPDGIVTIEAELDGEDLYVTVSDEGTGIEDLELARQPLFTSKPELERSGMGFTIMENFMDDVQVTSRPGEGTRIRMKKRIASKKALYN encoded by the coding sequence ATGAACTTCATGAAGCTGCAATTCGCCAGCCGGTCCGAGAACGAGGCGTTCGCGCGCGTGGCGGTGGCCGCGTTTGTCGCCCAGCTCGACCCGACGATGGAAGAACTGACGGACATCAAAACCGTGATCTCCGAAGCGGTTACGAACGCGATTATCCACGGCTATGACAACCGCCCCGACGGCATCGTGACGATCGAGGCCGAACTCGACGGCGAAGACCTGTACGTGACCGTATCCGACGAGGGCACGGGCATCGAGGATTTGGAGCTGGCGCGCCAGCCGTTGTTCACGAGCAAGCCGGAGCTTGAGCGCTCGGGCATGGGCTTTACCATCATGGAGAACTTTATGGACGACGTGCAGGTCACGTCGCGTCCCGGAGAAGGCACCCGGATTCGGATGAAAAAGAGGATTGCATCCAAAAAAGCGCTGTACAATTAG
- a CDS encoding heparinase II/III domain-containing protein, translating into MGTAYSKRGIYFTEDDVLIARRNIERLPRAQAAFERMKQRCESFLLLPDEFVYDSVLGMRDETFAYGISGCPGCGKAFPMEPEEQRRFISGLELHPVKTVTCPNCRTTFPNEQYPDDGQGFERNGKGYYPIGMWNFFHAGELLGGVRDHEGLVTKLTYMYMLTGDYRYAHKAIVLLDAFGAIIAGTIGPRDFTPFGSSFEIGRLHLLTSIVHRVKVFLAHDYSWLSDLAELDATSPALAKLGKQGSIRENIVSLLEEYMLTEPGGPEYDLRDGNLTNLQNHESDGVRAMLAVGLALGREDYCRWGVQAVEAYFYNAIGRDGMYYEGSYGYSLFTGTVFLDIAMLAMRASTEAQLVGFHPFACDRFYRFAVENPLRMMCQGHMPGYGDWGRDRSVGREPDGKLLTNIYRASQMFRQFSPSKELRAKAELVMRQLFPLIEEQLGGQGSDLFFSHPEGSAIETERFRLPAGNTLMADAGIVILRDRNDTTALLRFGPNQTHSHDDVLALHYYAYGQNITADLGYGIYGTNSHFGWASKSIAHNTVVVNRDERMVAQQIYKPFRGGRLTFLHESANVSAMEAQAPELYGIDVYQRMVGIVPIGRNASYAADFFAVFGAETADYAFHAFHSQSELRLAGTDRVADPAWTLAGVDEAEKGERQLYYDRPSCSYGERLTTGETFSEFMGDEKQHLWTPQVNNGYGYVYDLREHRTASGTFKATWRAQDGCELRLFGVGAAADRLFSGLCPSLDGDVRHPILVWRSRDARKTYGAVIQAASPDGEGEQAVLEVEQLEADQAQATAIAIRLSDGRTDYWVYSLSDGQVRVNTRHGEWMVDGRCAWMRIEPDGSIEAAELLQARQSVLAGVVLSTAAERAVAIVRAVDTANGTITVHTVRGSLPESGLIGIRSARTGRITVYEATRTSECELRLKESMTLSKGIVLRSDAEVLESRYPLPLAGDCAYAGAPSRFDGKTVQGAYGGRAVIRSVRALKLLEVDVIHPFAEREPFDIVDIEPGDEVRFMS; encoded by the coding sequence ATGGGCACCGCCTATTCGAAACGGGGCATCTACTTTACAGAAGACGATGTGCTGATCGCGAGAAGAAACATAGAACGACTGCCTCGAGCGCAGGCTGCCTTCGAACGAATGAAGCAGCGCTGCGAGTCATTTCTCCTTTTGCCCGACGAGTTCGTCTATGACAGTGTGTTGGGGATGAGAGACGAAACGTTCGCCTATGGCATATCCGGTTGTCCCGGCTGCGGCAAGGCATTCCCGATGGAACCCGAGGAACAGCGGCGATTTATATCGGGATTGGAACTGCATCCGGTTAAAACGGTTACCTGCCCGAACTGCCGCACGACGTTCCCGAACGAGCAATATCCGGATGACGGGCAAGGGTTCGAGCGCAACGGAAAAGGTTATTACCCGATCGGAATGTGGAATTTCTTCCACGCCGGCGAGCTGCTGGGCGGCGTCCGGGATCATGAAGGGCTCGTCACCAAGCTGACTTACATGTACATGCTGACCGGCGATTACCGCTACGCACACAAGGCGATCGTGCTGCTGGACGCGTTCGGCGCGATCATCGCCGGTACGATTGGCCCCCGCGATTTCACCCCGTTCGGCAGCAGCTTCGAGATCGGGAGGCTCCATCTGCTGACAAGTATCGTGCACAGGGTCAAAGTGTTTTTGGCACACGACTACAGTTGGCTGTCCGACTTGGCCGAGCTGGACGCTACTTCTCCTGCGCTGGCCAAGCTCGGCAAACAGGGAAGCATCCGGGAGAACATCGTGTCGCTGCTCGAGGAGTACATGCTGACGGAGCCGGGCGGTCCCGAATACGATCTCCGTGACGGCAATCTGACCAATCTGCAGAACCACGAGTCGGACGGTGTTCGGGCGATGCTGGCGGTCGGCCTCGCCTTGGGCCGGGAGGATTACTGCCGATGGGGCGTGCAGGCGGTTGAAGCGTATTTCTACAACGCGATCGGCCGTGACGGCATGTATTATGAGGGCTCGTACGGCTACAGTCTGTTCACGGGCACGGTATTCCTGGATATCGCGATGCTGGCAATGCGGGCTTCGACAGAGGCGCAGCTCGTCGGCTTCCATCCTTTTGCCTGCGACCGTTTTTACCGGTTCGCCGTCGAAAATCCGCTGCGTATGATGTGCCAGGGGCATATGCCCGGATACGGGGATTGGGGGCGCGATCGGTCCGTCGGCCGTGAACCGGACGGCAAGCTGCTCACGAATATATACCGAGCCTCTCAGATGTTCCGGCAGTTCTCGCCCAGCAAGGAGCTTCGCGCCAAGGCGGAGCTTGTGATGCGGCAGTTATTTCCGCTGATTGAGGAGCAGCTGGGCGGACAAGGGAGCGACCTGTTTTTCTCCCATCCGGAAGGAAGCGCGATCGAGACCGAGCGATTCCGGTTGCCCGCAGGCAACACACTGATGGCCGACGCCGGAATCGTTATTCTGCGAGACCGCAACGATACGACGGCATTGCTGCGCTTCGGCCCGAACCAAACGCATTCGCATGACGACGTCTTGGCGCTTCATTATTATGCGTACGGCCAGAACATAACCGCCGATCTCGGGTACGGCATATACGGAACGAATTCGCACTTCGGCTGGGCCAGCAAATCGATCGCGCATAATACAGTTGTCGTCAACCGCGACGAACGGATGGTTGCCCAACAGATTTATAAGCCTTTTAGGGGCGGCAGGTTGACATTTCTGCATGAATCCGCGAATGTCAGCGCAATGGAAGCGCAGGCGCCAGAGTTGTATGGGATCGATGTGTACCAGAGGATGGTCGGCATCGTTCCGATCGGACGGAACGCTTCTTACGCAGCGGATTTTTTTGCGGTGTTCGGCGCGGAGACGGCTGATTATGCGTTCCATGCTTTTCACAGTCAGAGCGAGCTCCGGCTTGCGGGGACGGACCGAGTTGCTGACCCGGCATGGACGCTGGCCGGAGTGGATGAGGCGGAGAAGGGAGAGCGGCAGCTATATTACGATCGGCCTTCATGCAGCTACGGCGAACGGCTGACGACGGGCGAGACATTCTCGGAATTTATGGGGGACGAGAAACAGCATCTGTGGACCCCTCAAGTCAATAACGGATACGGTTATGTGTATGATCTGCGTGAACATCGTACAGCATCGGGAACATTCAAGGCGACGTGGAGGGCGCAGGACGGCTGCGAGCTTCGCCTGTTCGGGGTCGGCGCCGCCGCCGACCGGCTGTTCAGTGGATTATGTCCCAGCCTGGATGGGGACGTCCGCCACCCGATACTCGTCTGGCGAAGTCGGGACGCGCGCAAAACGTATGGTGCTGTGATTCAGGCGGCTTCGCCAGACGGTGAAGGCGAACAGGCTGTGCTGGAGGTCGAGCAGCTTGAAGCCGACCAGGCACAAGCGACGGCGATCGCCATTCGGTTGTCGGACGGCCGTACCGATTATTGGGTTTACAGCCTCAGCGACGGCCAGGTCCGGGTGAACACTCGACACGGCGAATGGATGGTTGACGGGCGCTGCGCCTGGATGCGTATTGAACCGGACGGATCGATCGAGGCGGCGGAACTGCTGCAAGCGCGGCAATCCGTATTGGCGGGGGTGGTGCTTTCTACGGCGGCGGAACGGGCGGTGGCGATCGTTCGGGCCGTCGATACGGCGAACGGCACGATAACGGTCCATACCGTTCGCGGATCGCTGCCGGAGAGCGGTCTGATCGGCATCCGCTCGGCGAGGACGGGCAGAATCACGGTTTATGAAGCGACAAGAACTTCGGAATGCGAGCTTAGATTGAAGGAGTCGATGACTCTGTCAAAGGGAATCGTGCTGCGGTCGGACGCAGAGGTACTGGAAAGTCGTTATCCGCTTCCGCTCGCGGGCGATTGCGCCTATGCCGGAGCACCCTCCCGGTTTGACGGCAAGACGGTGCAGGGGGCGTACGGCGGTCGGGCGGTCATCCGTTCGGTGCGCGCGCTCAAGCTGCTTGAAGTTGACGTCATCCACCCGTTTGCCGAGCGGGAGCCGTTTGATATCGTGGATATCGAACCCGGCGACGAGGTTCGTTTTATGAGTTAA
- a CDS encoding carbohydrate ABC transporter permease, with translation MGKKTLGEKLFDGFNYVFLTLFAFSAVYPFINILSISFSTPAAANAYGLKFIPKEFTLEAYRAVFDNKVIWTGYYNTIIRTGVGTALNVLFTVLCAYPLSKRYLPNRNLYTSLIVFTMFFSGGLIPTYLLIKSLGLLDNRLVLILPGLIAAFSMIIVRNYFMSLPEEIEESAKIDGANDVRILFSIVLPVSLPIIATIALWYAVAHWNAWFDALLYISDPNKTVLQTVLYKIIIQGSPQFQQFETFDPSVQSVTPDIIKAATVMVATVPILCVYPFIQKYFVKGVMIGSLKG, from the coding sequence ATCGGTAAAAAAACGCTGGGAGAGAAGCTGTTCGACGGATTTAATTACGTGTTTCTGACTTTGTTTGCTTTCTCCGCAGTTTATCCGTTTATCAATATATTGTCGATCTCGTTCAGCACGCCGGCGGCGGCGAACGCTTACGGGCTGAAATTTATTCCAAAGGAGTTTACGCTCGAGGCTTACCGGGCGGTCTTCGACAACAAGGTGATCTGGACGGGATACTACAATACGATTATCCGGACGGGTGTCGGTACGGCATTAAACGTACTTTTTACGGTGCTGTGCGCTTATCCGCTGTCGAAACGGTATTTGCCCAACCGCAATCTATATACGTCGCTTATTGTATTCACGATGTTCTTCAGCGGCGGACTGATTCCGACTTATCTGCTGATCAAGTCGCTCGGACTGCTGGACAATCGGCTGGTGCTGATCTTGCCCGGACTGATCGCCGCGTTCTCCATGATCATCGTGCGCAACTACTTCATGTCGCTGCCGGAAGAAATCGAGGAATCCGCCAAGATCGACGGCGCCAACGACGTGCGGATTTTGTTTTCGATCGTGCTGCCGGTTTCGTTGCCGATCATCGCGACGATCGCGCTCTGGTACGCCGTTGCACACTGGAACGCCTGGTTCGATGCGCTGCTGTACATCTCGGATCCGAACAAGACGGTGCTGCAAACGGTTCTGTACAAAATTATTATTCAAGGGTCCCCGCAGTTCCAGCAATTCGAGACGTTCGACCCGTCCGTGCAGAGCGTAACTCCGGACATTATCAAAGCCGCGACGGTTATGGTCGCAACCGTCCCGATCTTATGCGTTTATCCGTTTATCCAGAAATATTTCGTAAAAGGCGTTATGATCGGCTCCCTCAAGGGATAA
- a CDS encoding extracellular solute-binding protein: MQKNMKSVMAGTMSVLVAASMAACSSDTEKEPETSPASSAANAEKKAITLEWLTYQYGPVDETAPVKKLLEEKFNVKFNIWYIDVTKKDELLGTKLAAGEIPDLMTVYSDVDLQKFYDQGITTTFTEEELNKYMPNYKKFIDSFDPKIWSYYKTKDGKYKGIPSVNPDGVYNKAVVWRKDWLDKVGITKIPETLDEFKEAVYKFRNDDPDGNGKKDTYGMSNSAMMNVFGAYGIWKDAWTIRDGKVVHSAVTPEAKKALETLRQWKADDVINPEWVVGENQGGYWALSHDFINGKIGTSSHGESYHWAIRQFEGGFEGQNITELNKITNGKAQVAFGKPPKGPDGKFGNILAGTKGTASLALGKNAADPEKKHRIMELIEGIYADFDLWLKVRHGEKGVNYDIGNDGISVVMKEGFKTPQEMAKIGAHITFAPFWHPNQYKLNNPKSKEFNDKNFKHEGAGYENVVKVALPSDTKYQKNLQKLVDETYAAIINGTKPLDYFDTFVQEWNKSGGEQLTKEANDWYSSLAK, from the coding sequence GTGCAGAAAAACATGAAATCCGTAATGGCCGGCACAATGTCAGTGCTCGTCGCCGCAAGTATGGCGGCATGCAGCAGCGACACGGAGAAAGAACCGGAGACATCGCCGGCCAGCAGCGCAGCAAACGCCGAAAAGAAAGCGATTACATTGGAATGGTTGACGTACCAATACGGTCCGGTCGACGAGACCGCGCCCGTCAAAAAGCTGCTGGAAGAAAAATTTAATGTCAAATTCAACATCTGGTACATAGACGTCACGAAAAAAGATGAACTGCTTGGCACCAAGCTGGCCGCCGGGGAAATTCCGGATTTGATGACCGTATACTCCGACGTCGATTTGCAGAAGTTTTACGATCAAGGCATAACCACGACGTTTACGGAAGAAGAATTAAACAAGTACATGCCGAACTACAAAAAATTTATCGATTCGTTCGATCCGAAAATATGGTCCTACTATAAAACAAAAGATGGTAAATACAAAGGGATTCCTTCCGTAAACCCGGACGGCGTCTACAACAAGGCGGTCGTATGGAGGAAGGACTGGCTCGACAAGGTCGGCATCACAAAAATTCCGGAGACGCTGGACGAATTCAAGGAAGCGGTCTACAAGTTCCGCAACGACGATCCGGACGGGAACGGCAAGAAGGATACGTACGGCATGTCCAACTCGGCGATGATGAACGTATTCGGCGCATACGGCATCTGGAAGGACGCCTGGACGATCCGCGACGGAAAAGTTGTGCATAGCGCGGTGACGCCGGAAGCGAAAAAAGCATTGGAAACGCTTCGCCAATGGAAAGCGGACGACGTTATTAACCCGGAATGGGTAGTCGGCGAAAACCAGGGCGGATACTGGGCGCTCTCTCATGACTTCATCAACGGCAAAATCGGGACGTCCTCCCACGGCGAAAGCTACCACTGGGCGATCAGGCAGTTCGAGGGCGGCTTCGAAGGTCAAAACATCACCGAGTTAAACAAAATCACGAACGGCAAAGCGCAAGTCGCGTTCGGCAAGCCTCCGAAAGGACCGGATGGCAAGTTCGGCAATATTTTGGCCGGAACAAAAGGAACAGCCTCGCTCGCGCTCGGCAAAAACGCAGCCGATCCGGAGAAAAAGCACCGCATCATGGAGCTGATTGAGGGCATCTACGCCGACTTTGATCTCTGGCTGAAGGTTCGCCACGGCGAGAAGGGCGTCAACTATGACATCGGCAACGACGGCATCTCGGTAGTCATGAAGGAAGGCTTCAAAACGCCGCAGGAAATGGCAAAGATCGGTGCGCATATCACATTTGCGCCGTTCTGGCACCCGAACCAATATAAGCTGAACAATCCCAAGAGCAAGGAATTCAACGATAAGAACTTCAAGCATGAGGGAGCGGGATACGAAAACGTCGTCAAGGTGGCGCTCCCTTCCGATACGAAGTATCAGAAGAACCTGCAAAAGCTGGTCGACGAAACGTACGCGGCCATTATCAACGGGACGAAGCCTCTGGACTACTTCGATACATTCGTACAGGAATGGAATAAGAGCGGGGGCGAGCAGTTGACAAAAGAAGCTAACGATTGGTACTCCAGCTTGGCGAAATAA